One segment of Thermodesulfovibrio sp. 3907-1M DNA contains the following:
- a CDS encoding type-F conjugative transfer system secretin TraK produces MVKKLFIVLTLLLTVPFTVYAQTGDLWQTKGNAVVRESPSTQGAPIHYLKQGVVVTEIEKQNNWLKIKTQSGVEGWVHSSLLAPVTKEQMSQCEGVKGFSAACPVNRKVEINKGESVSVNSTKPQALPFGNLNNIPQAAQKQENAPLDSITLPNNIPVEQASGVVTSSSLQSLQNKNSQSPSSPVFLLENAPEFASQELMGEISGTSFIVGPEKATAVKMSSSDINRVVCPVDIKDVVYSEEKGIQVKISGKNAFVKFLIKKIGAKHDYSNIPVDIYVVCGDKVYSIIAVPDKIPAVTVYLQDKEMKIKETMDKYQGMAYEKQIVNYIKEFMAGRVPPEAEMIRQNKEYNLYQDIKIREVALYTLEGVGMNVRVFHVIASKAVEIKEKDFLRKEITESPLAISLDRLKLNPGERATLLIIESKRG; encoded by the coding sequence ATGGTAAAAAAGTTATTTATAGTTTTAACACTTTTATTAACAGTACCTTTTACAGTTTATGCACAAACTGGGGATTTGTGGCAAACAAAAGGGAATGCTGTAGTAAGAGAATCACCCAGTACTCAGGGGGCTCCTATTCATTATCTTAAGCAAGGGGTGGTTGTTACAGAAATAGAAAAACAAAACAATTGGTTAAAAATAAAAACTCAATCTGGGGTGGAAGGTTGGGTACATTCATCTTTGTTAGCCCCTGTAACAAAAGAACAAATGTCTCAATGTGAAGGGGTTAAGGGATTTTCTGCTGCCTGTCCTGTTAATAGAAAAGTGGAAATTAACAAGGGAGAATCTGTCTCCGTAAATTCTACAAAGCCTCAGGCACTTCCATTTGGCAACTTAAATAACATACCGCAGGCAGCTCAAAAACAGGAAAATGCTCCTTTAGATAGCATAACACTACCAAACAATATTCCGGTGGAACAAGCATCTGGGGTAGTTACCTCTTCATCTTTACAGTCTTTGCAAAACAAGAACAGCCAATCTCCATCTTCTCCTGTTTTTCTTCTTGAAAATGCTCCTGAGTTTGCGTCTCAAGAATTAATGGGAGAAATTTCGGGGACAAGTTTCATAGTGGGACCTGAAAAAGCAACTGCTGTTAAGATGTCATCTTCGGATATAAACAGAGTAGTTTGCCCTGTGGATATAAAAGATGTTGTTTATTCAGAAGAAAAAGGAATACAGGTAAAAATTTCAGGTAAAAATGCTTTTGTGAAGTTTTTAATAAAGAAAATAGGGGCAAAACATGATTACTCTAATATACCAGTTGATATTTATGTGGTTTGTGGTGATAAGGTCTATTCCATTATTGCAGTACCAGATAAAATACCTGCTGTAACAGTTTATTTACAAGATAAAGAAATGAAAATCAAAGAAACAATGGACAAATATCAAGGCATGGCTTATGAAAAACAAATAGTTAATTACATAAAAGAATTTATGGCAGGTAGAGTTCCACCAGAAGCAGAAATGATTAGACAAAACAAAGAATACAACCTTTATCAGGACATAAAAATAAGAGAAGTTGCTTTATACACTCTGGAAGGAGTGGGGATGAACGTTAGAGTATTTCATGTAATTGCATCCAAAGCTGTTGAGATAAAAGAAAAAGATTTCCTAAGAAAAGAAATAACCGAATCTCCACTTGCTATAAGCCTTGATAGACTTAAACTTAATCCGGGTGAAAGGGCAACTTTACTCATTATAGAAAGTAAAAGGGGGTAA
- a CDS encoding TraB/VirB10 family protein, giving the protein MEKKQNVKDIKTKLTEKFNNLSPENKRKVIMILVIIAIIFVGTIGYIWSRGGNVQQRVVENRETTKEIKLDSGMLEKTQLAESQRKISELQEKVNMILEDKKKMEEELKKKEEQEKLEKEKEKQAKMTPPAFNPPPPHTPIANMPPIPSGEPGVIKTPEPPKVETIGGIGMVSQQIQEKKEPEKKQDTKKKYYLPTSFMEATLLSGLDAPAISKAEGNPMPALFRIKAPAVLPNKVKANLKGCFVIAEGLGSLADERAHLRLVSLSCIDRKGNAVIDQKVKGFVVDNDGKIGLRGRVVSKMGAHIVRSLIAGLFGGIGQVAGTQAYTYNVTGSGTITTLDTGKAAQAAIGAGVQQAAQSIQKFYLELAQQTIPVIEIQATRNVTLVISEGVELEIKEYNLKD; this is encoded by the coding sequence ATGGAAAAGAAACAAAATGTAAAAGACATAAAAACAAAATTGACTGAAAAGTTTAACAATCTCAGCCCGGAAAATAAAAGGAAAGTAATTATGATTCTTGTAATTATAGCAATTATTTTCGTAGGGACAATTGGATATATTTGGTCAAGAGGAGGAAATGTTCAACAGCGTGTAGTAGAGAACAGAGAAACAACAAAAGAAATTAAACTTGATTCTGGAATGCTTGAAAAAACTCAACTTGCTGAATCTCAGAGGAAAATAAGTGAACTTCAGGAAAAAGTAAACATGATATTAGAAGACAAAAAGAAAATGGAAGAAGAACTGAAAAAGAAAGAAGAACAGGAAAAACTTGAAAAAGAAAAAGAAAAACAGGCAAAAATGACACCACCGGCTTTTAATCCACCGCCCCCACATACTCCAATAGCTAATATGCCGCCAATTCCATCAGGGGAACCGGGGGTTATTAAAACACCAGAGCCACCAAAAGTTGAAACAATTGGAGGAATAGGCATGGTTAGTCAACAAATACAAGAAAAAAAAGAACCAGAGAAAAAACAAGACACAAAAAAAAAGTATTATTTACCAACTTCTTTTATGGAGGCGACCCTGCTTTCAGGCTTAGATGCACCAGCGATAAGCAAAGCGGAGGGAAATCCGATGCCAGCACTGTTCAGGATAAAAGCCCCAGCAGTACTACCCAACAAAGTAAAAGCAAATCTTAAAGGATGTTTTGTGATTGCAGAAGGACTTGGCTCTCTTGCAGACGAGAGGGCACATCTGAGGCTTGTATCCCTGAGCTGTATAGATAGAAAAGGAAATGCGGTTATAGACCAGAAGGTGAAAGGATTTGTAGTTGACAACGACGGCAAAATTGGACTTCGTGGTAGGGTTGTATCAAAGATGGGAGCTCACATAGTGAGGTCGTTGATTGCAGGACTTTTCGGTGGAATAGGACAGGTAGCGGGAACACAGGCATACACTTACAATGTTACAGGTTCAGGTACTATAACAACTCTGGATACAGGTAAGGCAGCACAGGCAGCAATTGGCGCAGGAGTACAGCAGGCGGCTCAGAGTATCCAGAAGTTTTATCTTGAACTTGCTCAGCAGACAATTCCCGTTATAGAGATACAGGCTACGAGGAATGTCACCCTTGTTATAAGTGAGGGCGTGGAGCTGGAAATCAAGGAATATAACTTGAAAGATTAA
- a CDS encoding PH domain-containing protein produces the protein MRTSLYEGEKIVYIARKHWIVYFSAILIMLIGVAFTYYFKEPLALIVGVVVLVWTHIERIRHLWIVTDRRVLLEYGVFALNTKETPLDKLNNISIKRDILGMIFGYGTLLIQSAAEMGLTVARWIAKPELFVQAVAQAQNTNKMVNTENFMECPYCREIIKKEAVKCRFCGSFLKQVEEQKNYKSSLTAQSLEVKKENETEPVFQKNEEFYSNNKNIETENQDFFARKTEIWRPKKSE, from the coding sequence ATGAGAACGTCTCTCTACGAAGGAGAAAAAATCGTATATATCGCAAGGAAACACTGGATAGTTTATTTTTCAGCAATTTTAATAATGCTTATTGGTGTTGCTTTTACTTACTATTTTAAAGAGCCTTTAGCACTTATTGTGGGAGTAGTGGTATTAGTCTGGACTCATATTGAAAGAATAAGGCACTTATGGATAGTTACAGATCGCAGAGTTTTGCTTGAATACGGCGTATTTGCATTGAACACTAAAGAAACTCCTCTTGATAAGTTAAATAACATATCTATAAAAAGAGATATTTTAGGTATGATTTTTGGTTATGGAACTTTACTCATTCAGTCTGCGGCAGAGATGGGACTTACAGTAGCCCGCTGGATAGCCAAACCTGAACTTTTTGTTCAGGCGGTAGCTCAAGCACAAAACACAAACAAAATGGTAAATACAGAGAATTTTATGGAATGCCCTTATTGTAGAGAGATTATCAAAAAAGAAGCAGTCAAGTGTAGATTTTGCGGTAGCTTTCTTAAACAGGTGGAAGAACAAAAAAACTATAAATCTTCTCTAACAGCACAATCCTTAGAAGTTAAAAAAGAAAATGAGACAGAACCCGTTTTCCAAAAAAACGAAGAATTTTACAGTAATAATAAAAATATAGAAACAGAAAATCAGGATTTTTTTGCAAGAAAAACAGAAATATGGCGACCAAAAAAATCAGAATAA
- a CDS encoding TraV family lipoprotein — protein sequence MKKYLIFLVCLLLMGAYGCASVVNPYSESFTCPLMEEGKCVPIKEAYNESLKGYTLKLEETKDAKNLAKEYDPVQESYRTALFDKLTKLLRDPKTPILAPPKIVRVMILPYQDSQGKEFYSTRYIYLVVEDPQWILQNINTLPSEESEQ from the coding sequence ATGAAAAAATATTTAATTTTTTTAGTTTGTCTTTTACTGATGGGTGCTTATGGTTGTGCCTCAGTAGTGAACCCTTATAGTGAATCCTTTACTTGTCCTTTAATGGAAGAGGGGAAATGCGTACCTATAAAGGAAGCCTATAATGAATCATTGAAAGGATACACTTTAAAGCTTGAAGAAACCAAAGACGCAAAAAATTTAGCTAAAGAATATGACCCTGTGCAAGAAAGTTATAGAACAGCGTTATTTGATAAACTTACTAAATTACTCAGAGACCCAAAAACTCCAATATTAGCACCACCAAAAATTGTAAGAGTGATGATTCTTCCTTATCAAGATTCACAAGGTAAAGAATTTTATTCTACCAGATATATCTATCTAGTGGTTGAAGACCCTCAATGGATATTGCAAAATATCAATACCTTGCCATCCGAAGAATCAGAGCAATAA
- a CDS encoding transposase — protein MRALRIELNKIDDKTKTILGYLTYHAGKLWNECNYLLHNKLAKVNKYDIYNKIKNTSIHKKSLHSRTAQIVIEELVRAWKNFFDHLKNPSKYPNKVKPPKYVDKTAPHRTITYDKTGFKIKGNTIRLSIPKDLKEYLKEKFGFTDDYIYINTGIDLQKLNIVNIQIVPYKAYGNITFRLNIIYEKEIEDTKNKYDKVMAIDYGVSNFATIVIENEPISYIVDGGGFQSILQKYLKKLAKWQKKKDNLKNKGLPYNKVEKVLHRIQKKINNLIRDYTHKVSNLIVNLAKKYNVSKIVIGDIQKVKNKESNLPDLLNQMLRLLPYGKVSNALEYKAKEHGIETILINEAYTSGVDSTINSVVSKENYTPDRRIERELFKSLNGLINADVNGARNILKKFKKSWHDLISGLKQITRLRVFGKLKGSPVFATYRQIGVVGCSDHLYRIRCINNAQTPIEATTS, from the coding sequence ATGAGAGCTTTGAGGATAGAGCTAAACAAAATAGATGATAAAACTAAAACTATTCTTGGTTATCTTACATATCATGCTGGGAAACTTTGGAATGAGTGTAATTATCTCTTACATAATAAATTGGCTAAAGTAAATAAGTATGATATATACAATAAAATCAAAAATACTTCTATTCATAAAAAATCATTACATAGTAGAACAGCTCAAATTGTTATAGAAGAACTTGTCAGGGCTTGGAAAAACTTTTTTGACCACCTTAAAAATCCATCTAAATATCCTAACAAAGTAAAACCACCTAAATATGTGGATAAAACCGCTCCCCATAGAACTATAACCTACGATAAAACAGGTTTTAAGATAAAAGGAAATACAATCAGACTAAGTATTCCAAAAGATTTAAAAGAATATCTAAAAGAAAAGTTTGGCTTCACTGATGATTATATCTATATAAATACTGGTATAGATTTACAAAAACTAAACATAGTAAATATCCAAATAGTGCCTTATAAAGCCTATGGAAATATAACCTTTAGATTGAATATAATCTATGAAAAGGAAATAGAAGATACAAAAAATAAATACGATAAAGTAATGGCAATAGATTACGGAGTATCTAACTTTGCCACCATTGTAATAGAAAATGAGCCTATATCCTATATAGTAGATGGTGGAGGTTTTCAATCTATTTTACAAAAGTATCTCAAAAAATTAGCCAAATGGCAAAAGAAGAAAGATAATTTAAAAAATAAAGGACTACCATATAATAAAGTAGAAAAGGTGTTGCATAGAATACAGAAAAAGATAAACAACCTTATAAGAGATTACACTCATAAAGTTTCTAACTTAATAGTGAATTTAGCCAAAAAATACAATGTTTCAAAAATAGTAATTGGAGATATTCAAAAAGTTAAAAACAAAGAAAGTAACTTACCAGATTTACTAAATCAAATGTTAAGATTACTGCCATATGGTAAAGTATCTAATGCTTTGGAATATAAGGCAAAAGAGCATGGTATAGAAACTATACTAATCAACGAAGCATACACATCAGGTGTAGACAGCACTATTAATAGTGTTGTTTCTAAAGAAAACTATACACCTGATAGAAGAATAGAAAGGGAATTATTTAAATCATTAAATGGATTAATCAATGCCGATGTAAACGGAGCGAGAAACATACTAAAGAAATTCAAAAAGAGCTGGCATGATTTAATAAGTGGTTTAAAGCAAATTACAAGGTTAAGAGTTTTTGGAAAACTAAAAGGTAGCCCTGTGTTTGCTACATATAGGCAAATAGGGGTAGTAGGGTGTAGTGACCACCTGTATAGGATAAGGTGCATTAATAATGCACAAACTCCTATAGAAGCTACCACTTCTTAA
- a CDS encoding conjugal transfer protein TraH codes for MKKIVAIILILLFTSGGATAGWLDTWFDQHTSTAPNYFEGQKRGYFTAGSFSARIPTSTDYLVSIEKPRLKAGCGGIDIFMGGFSFVNFDYLVQKLQRLIQAAPMVAFQIALNTLSSTLGTEIKDAEKIIDALNSLQLNECAVMKPFTTIDLTKDNVESQFVAASEAALKSTGFTDLWKNLMAFGSNVKTQSQDKVPATNFIEGCSTELNNLFSGSRNGVLEYFGQRYGDTDIIPYIRALVGDVVIRIDNNETASVHKYTPGCSESVFQALKEGKLYRKNSPESACVEDTSQSLRDKVADILERAKNSIASRTNPPQGYLSIAQTSPIPVQLMLRYAVQSGDQSVTAVIADPVAKGLFMQAYLDIYSKLHKAVGALQAVSEKTNDPNKPDKPCNFAPLLLSLLEKMERKMWEGVDTVVGIYRNSMGEVESTLKVAQAFESFQDKVYNELSQKYGKFVAHRAIYGQ; via the coding sequence TTGAAAAAAATTGTAGCTATTATCCTAATTTTACTTTTTACTTCAGGAGGGGCAACAGCTGGCTGGCTGGATACATGGTTTGACCAGCATACCTCAACGGCTCCTAACTACTTTGAAGGGCAGAAGCGTGGTTATTTTACAGCAGGCTCTTTTAGTGCAAGAATTCCGACTTCTACTGATTACCTTGTAAGTATAGAGAAACCAAGACTTAAAGCAGGCTGTGGTGGTATTGACATATTCATGGGGGGATTCAGTTTTGTCAACTTTGATTATCTGGTTCAGAAACTTCAAAGACTTATTCAGGCAGCACCAATGGTAGCATTCCAGATAGCGTTGAACACTTTAAGCAGTACTCTTGGAACTGAAATTAAGGACGCTGAAAAAATTATTGATGCTTTAAACAGTCTTCAGTTAAATGAGTGTGCAGTAATGAAACCTTTTACTACAATAGACTTAACTAAAGATAATGTGGAATCTCAGTTTGTAGCGGCAAGTGAAGCTGCATTAAAAAGCACGGGATTTACCGATCTATGGAAAAATCTTATGGCTTTCGGGTCTAACGTTAAAACTCAATCACAGGACAAAGTCCCTGCAACTAATTTTATAGAAGGTTGTAGCACAGAACTTAATAACTTATTCTCAGGTAGCAGAAACGGAGTACTGGAATACTTCGGGCAGCGGTACGGAGATACTGATATTATTCCCTACATAAGAGCATTGGTTGGAGACGTCGTTATAAGAATAGATAACAATGAAACCGCAAGCGTTCACAAATATACACCTGGCTGTTCTGAATCAGTTTTTCAGGCTTTGAAGGAAGGAAAACTTTATAGAAAAAATAGCCCTGAAAGTGCCTGCGTTGAGGATACGTCACAATCTCTAAGGGATAAAGTTGCGGATATACTTGAGAGGGCTAAAAATTCAATAGCAAGCAGAACCAATCCTCCTCAGGGTTATCTTTCAATCGCTCAGACGTCTCCTATACCCGTTCAGTTAATGCTTAGATATGCGGTTCAATCTGGAGATCAGTCAGTTACTGCTGTCATTGCAGATCCTGTAGCAAAAGGACTTTTTATGCAAGCATATCTTGACATTTACAGCAAGCTACACAAAGCGGTTGGTGCTTTACAGGCAGTATCTGAAAAAACAAATGATCCAAATAAACCTGACAAACCCTGTAATTTCGCTCCGTTGTTACTCAGTCTTCTTGAAAAAATGGAAAGAAAAATGTGGGAAGGAGTAGATACGGTTGTGGGAATTTACAGAAACTCAATGGGCGAGGTGGAATCTACCCTCAAAGTTGCACAGGCGTTTGAATCTTTTCAAGATAAGGTTTATAATGAGCTGTCTCAGAAATACGGTAAATTTGTTGCTCACAGGGCTATATATGGTCAGTAA